A segment of the Actinomycetes bacterium genome:
GAGTATGCCGTCGAGGAGGCGCTGCGGCTCAAGGAGGCGGTCGGGGGCGAGGTCGTGGTGCTCTGCATGGGTCCCGAGGCTGCCCTGTCGACCGTGCGCACCAAGGCACTGTCTATGGGGCCGGACGCCGCCGTGCACGTCCACGACGACGCGTTGCATGGGTCCTGCGCGTTCAACACGGCCAGGGTCCTCGCCGCCGCCGTCCGCACCGTCGAGCCCGACATCGTCATCACCGGCTCGGAGTCCACCGACGCGCGCACCTCGCTGGTGCCGAGCGCGCTGGCCGAGTACCTGGGCTGGCCCGGCCTCACCGGCGCGAAGAAGCTCGAGGTGGACGGCCAGACCGTCCGCATCCACCGCGAGACCGACACCGGCTACGACGTGGTCGAGGCCGAGGGCCCGGCCGTGGTCAGCGTGGTCAAGGGCATCAACGAGCCGCGCTACCCCTCGTTCAAGGGCATCATGGCGGCCAAGTCCCGCCCGGTCACCGACCTCACCCTGGCCGATCTCGGCATCGACCCCCAGGAGGTGGGTGCGGCCGGCGCCACCACCGAGGTGGTCGACTTCGCGCCCCGGCCCCCGAAGCAGGCCGGCCAGGTGGTCAAGGACCCCGGCGACGG
Coding sequences within it:
- a CDS encoding electron transfer flavoprotein subunit beta/FixA family protein; translation: MKILVTVKRVPDTAAEKRLDPADKTLDRESVETILNPVDEYAVEEALRLKEAVGGEVVVLCMGPEAALSTVRTKALSMGPDAAVHVHDDALHGSCAFNTARVLAAAVRTVEPDIVITGSESTDARTSLVPSALAEYLGWPGLTGAKKLEVDGQTVRIHRETDTGYDVVEAEGPAVVSVVKGINEPRYPSFKGIMAAKSRPVTDLTLADLGIDPQEVGAAGATTEVVDFAPRPPKQAGQVVKDPGDGSAALELAGFLAANKFI